In Melospiza georgiana isolate bMelGeo1 chromosome 20, bMelGeo1.pri, whole genome shotgun sequence, the sequence CATCCTTGTAGACGTACTGTAACTCCTGTGTCCTGTGTAATTGTGAGGCTGGGTGCCCATCCTATAGCCgtgccactgtccctgccctAGGGCAGTGCCacggtgtccctgtcctgtgtaGATGCACAGTAAGGTTTGTGTCCTCTGCCACTTTCTTGTACAGTCCCCATCCTATAACCAcatgctcctcctcctctgttgTTGTGCCACAGAGGCCTTATCCTCCCTGTCTGTGATGTACAGTCCCTATACCATCAGCTGTGCCAtctgctcctcatcccacaCAGCTGTGCAATGTCCCCTGTGTCCTACGTAGCAGTGCCATGTGCCCATGACCTTTATATTCACCCCCCACAGTCTCCACCCTATATGGCTGTGCCATACATGCCCTAACAGGGCTGTGCTGTAAGGGCTCAGTCCtacacagctgtgcccaccctgagtgtgtgtttctgtggtCCCTGTCCTATTTATCTGTGCTGTATGATCTCCATCCAATGTAGCTGTGGCACAcagtccctgtgctctgcaatGGAGCCGTACAGTCCCTATTGGATGTGTCTGTATGGTCCCTGTGTCACTCTGCCATACCACAGACCATCTCCTCTGACCATACCACCCCTAAGGGATGCAGCTGTGCTCTATGGACCCCATCCTGTCTGACTGGGCCATATTGTCACTGTCCTGTGTAGTTGTGCCATCCTGAGTGTCTGTGCTACATGCTCCATGTCCTGGGTACCTGTGACACACGGTCCCCACCCTGTCTACCTGTGCTACTCACCTCATCCTCACCGGTGGCTGCTTCTTCCTCACAGGAtcctctggggctgggagcctATAGTGCCATGGAACTGAGTGCCCCATAGCCGTGGGCACAGTGCCATGGGGCTGAGTGCCCCATAGCAATGGGCACAGTGCTGTAGGGCTGAGTGTCCCATAGCCGTGGGCACAGTGCCATGGGGCTGAGTGCCCCATAGCCGTGGGCAcagtgctgtggggctgagTGTCTCATAGCAGTGGGCAcagtgctgtggggctgggatgtcCGTGGTGGGCgcagtgctgtggggctgggatgtcCATGGTGGGCACAGTTCAGTTCATGTTGTTCTGGGGTGCTCTTGGTGGGTGCAGTGTCAGGGTGTCTCACAGACACATCCAGAATCCAGAGGTGGGGGGACTTTGTGCCCCCCTTGACAGGGGCCAGGACTGCTCCCCGTGGGGTGAGCATGGTGCTGGGCCACCCCTCCCATCTTCTTGGCACCTGTCTGATTCAGAGAGGGGCAGGAATGATGTGGTTTGTGTCAGGCCCGAAGCCTGGACCCATCCACCCCATCGTCtgccccccagtgccacctcagCATGGTCCAAGAGCCAGTGGTGGCTCAGAGGATGCCAATCCCCTCTCAGtgcaggatccatccccattcctgtcctGGATCTTTACACAAGTACCAAGACAACACTGCCAGATGCAAGGATGCCAAAGTGGTGCTGCCCATCCCATGGGcatcctgcactgccagagccaCCCTTGCCCTGCACCCCACACCCcagcttttctctctgctcccaAACCCCAGGAATttgccccccagcccctgacCCACGGGGGACCCACAGTGGGACCACCCCTGCTCCTTGATCTCAGCAGCACCAAAGCAAGGGAGAATGCGGGTTGGAAAAACATAAAgtggattttctttctttcttccttttaattttttttttccctttcctggagTACAAAAATAACAGTGCCCTTATCTGATCGCCCCGGCGGCCCAGCTGAGCCCCCTTATCTGATCCTGACATAATGCTGGAGCCTTccccagggacagacagacagtgcCCGCCTGGCACCATCCCCTCGcctggcatccctgccctgccggGGGCGATCCCGGCCGCGGCCCCCGGCCCTGCCTGCGCTCCCGGCGGGACGGTGCTGCCCCGGGAGCCACGGCTGCCCgtgccctgcccgtgccctgcccgtgccctgcccgtgccctgcCCGTGCCCGGTGCCGTCGGGGCAGGAGTGGAAGGGAAGAGGGACGCGGCCTGCGGCGCCCAGATAAGCCGCTGTTTATCTTCCTCCCGATGCTGCGGCCGCGCGGGGAGGAGGAAGCACCGGACAATTGGCGAGGCCACGGCGGCGTCACCGGGGGTCTGTGCCGTGaccccgccgccgccaccgggCCGCCCCAGCGGGGAGACGCGGGTCAGGGACACCGTGATGGGACGGAATTGTTGATGCCTGTTGCTGCATCCCAAAAACTCAGTGAGCTGGAGCATCACACTGTGactgtgctcacaggggtctgaggatgggggaagagacgaggatccgactccatgtttcagaaggctgatttattattttatgatatggaataaattaaaactatactaaaaggatagaagaaatgatttaatcagaaggctggctaagaatagcaaaagaaggaatgataacaaaggcttgtagcttggacagagtctgagccagctgactgtgattggccattaattaaaaacaactaacatggttccccagcagcagataatcattgtttacatgttgttcctgaggcttctcagcttctcaggaggaaaaatcttaaggaaaggatttttcataaaagatgtctgtgacataaTTGACATAACCCTCTAGCCCCACTCCTGATAGGGGTGGCTGGTGAGTTTGGTCCAGTCACCTCTTGGTGCTGGAGCCACCAGGGATGGGAAATGTTGGAGTGGGAAGGGATTCAACTCAGTGGATATCTCCAAAGGAAACACAGCATCCCGGGCACTGTGTCCCCATAGAAAGCCCAGCTGTGACCATGGGGGTCTGTCCTTCCCAGccccctggagcagagcccccaTGGCTGCAGACCGCTCCTCGGGGCCAAGTTAAGGACAGCccggccacagcagcagggctgcctgagGCAGAGAGGAAACTGTCGAGGCACGTGGGGATTTACAGGATCAGGCCTTCAAATGGCTGTTTGCGCTCAGGATTTCCCTTGGCAGCCGCCGGCCGGCCCCGCTCGCCGCACGCCGCCgggggctgtgtgctggggcCGAGCTCACGCCGGGAGGATGGATGAGCTCCACAGCCATCGCCGTACCTGCGCTCCCCCCTTTCCTGCGCCCGGGGAATGCGGGGGGGCTtccgccgccgcccggccctGGGGGCGGCCGGGTGCGAGTTCTGGCACGGGCAGTGCCGAGCGGGGACAGCGCATTTTTCCAGCCCGGATCCCAGCGCCATTAGCGGGGCTGCGGAGGGGCTGGCGGGGGCCGACACGTAGCCGATGGTCCCGGGGGGGCTGTGCTGACgccgggctggggctgagggtgAGGGGGCAGTGCCGGTGCTGGCAGGGATTCAGCCCCTCCTGCACCGTGTCCCCCCGCGCTGTGTCACCCCGCATCCGGGACTGACGCTCTCTTGTTTTCCACCCAGATCCCGGCAGAGCCGAGGGCTGTGACCTGCAGCCCGTGACAGCAGAGCCACCCGTCACCCTCTCCTATGCCACCAGCACGGTGCCCCGGGGCTGTGTCAGCAACAGCTCCGTGGGCACCGACCATGAGGTCCATGTGCTCAGCGTCAAGTGGTCCAAGGTGAGCATGAGGggtcccagagcatccccacaGAATTTCTTACACTGTGCTTCACACTGTCACCACAGCACTGCCATCCTGTCACCACCCTCAGCACAGGGTGTCCCAGCTGTGAAAACCTTCCTCTAATTAAGGAGCAGTGGATTAAATTCCTCCATGGCACCTTGTCCCAGCTTCTCCTCCAAGCACAGCCTTGAGCATCTCTGCCCCTGATGGCAATTTAGAGGCAAATTCCCTAATAGCCCATGCTGCCAAGGCAGATATTGCTGTGCTGGACACCTGAGGACCCTCCATTTCCCTGGGAAGGTGgcctggctctggctctggctcaggagctgggcagagagagggagggatggatggaaagtggaaggcaggcagggacgGAAGATAGAATGGAGGAAGAGATGGAGGAGAACATGAAAAGAGGAAtgaagggagggatggaggaaagAGCGGAGGGATGAAGGAGGCACATAATTTTAAGGTGTTCAAGCAAGCAGAAGCCTGTCTGCCAAAGCTGGGGTGATAACCACACTGAGGGTGCTTTGGGGCAAGGGCGGTGCCAGGGCCGGCGCTGGCACTGGCTGGCGCTGCTGGGTGGGTTTGCACCAGCTCACGGGTTggcatggcagctctgcaggacagacagGCTTCCCTCACGCTGGCTGGGGCCCAGCACCCGATTTTGGCCCAGCCCTGGCGCCACACTCCCCCCTCGCTGCcacctcccagctctcccagttcTGCTTTTGGAGCGGAGGGGGAGCCAGACCACGAGGCGCTGGGGAGGGTCGGTTCCGCAAGGACCCTGTGGCCCAGCCCGGTGTAACCTGCCCTTGGCATGCTGGAGGAGCGCCAGGGCCGGGGGTGCCCCCGGGCTGTCACCAGCGGCGGCAGGGGACACGCACTGATGTCACGGCTGCGGCGCTGAGCCCCGCGGCGCACGGGGGAAGCTGGGCAGGGACGCGGCTCCACTTATAGAAGAATTACTGGAAGCTGCTTTCTATAAGCAGATCCCCAcgatgaaaaaaaaaaaaaaaaaaaaaaaaaaaaaaaggagaagaaaaagaaaaaaaaataacccgaaaggcggcggcggggagcgcCGAGGCTCCCGCCACTCGCGCAGCCAAACAATGGAGCGCCACAAAACACGCGGCAGGAAAAACAGCCGCCAGCTCCTCCCCGACACTCGGGGCCACCCGGGGTCCCTGGCCACCCACGCTGACCACGGGGCCATGGCCAGGAGGCCGGGATGCCCACAGCATCATCCCGCTAGCCCTGTGCAGCAGCCTCCCCCCGTCCCGCCGCGTCCCCGGCTggttttccctctcctctctcctctccctctgctcgGAGCTTTGCGAGCCGTTTTCCAGGCAGCAGTTGCCAAACTTAGCGCCTGGAGTTTTGACTTCCCCATGCGGATTTCCGGCTAGAGgccagcaggcagtgctggccacGAGGAGTGCTGtgtgccacccctgtgcccaggcacccctgctctgcagcacggACACACCTGAGCCTGCAGCGGCTGCACAGCGCTGGGACGGGGCTGGGAAACCTGCCCGGGGCATGCCCCAGGGCCCAGGGTGGGGATTCTCCAGCCTTCAGTGGGAGACGCCCCAGTACCTACAGTGAGGATGCTCTGGTGCTCGGGGtggggatgctccagccctcagTGTGGGGATACCCCAGCCCACAGTGGGGTGATTCTCACACCCGGTGCAGAGATTGCTTAGTCTCTAGTTCAAGGATGCCCTGGTCCCTAAGAAGGGGGTGCCTAGATCTCACTATGTGGGGTGTCCTGGACACAGTGTGCGGATGACACCATCTTCCAGGTGGGCATCCTTGCTTGGGGGAGCCAGGGTGTGTTTGCCCTGCTGGTGTGGGTACACACGGCGTCCCTGCCCCTaaacccagccctggctcctctcagggctctccctgctccctctgcctccagggaggtgacagcagctgggGCTTGGTGGCCGCAGCGGTGACGCTCTCCTCTTCCCCCCCCCAGGCCTCTCCTGTCCCTCTGACGGTGACAGTGACCCCGGGAGCCGGTGCCTGCAGCCGCCCAGCAGTGCTGATCCTCCTCTGCAGCcgctgccctgccagcatcaCCTCCCCGTGCTCCAACCTGATCCTCCGCACCGTGAGTGCCGCATCCCCACAAAAGGAACAACccaggggggcagcagggcccgGGCCCCCCATGGGGATATTTAAGGGGTCGCTGGTGGTCCCTCTGATCACCATCCGTGGTGCCCCAGGGAGGAGGGGACGCTCCCGGCATTGCTGGCTCGCTGAGGGCCGCGCTGGCCGGGCAGGGAATGAcgcacagggctggaaaaagCTCCCATTTCCTCCGGCCGGCGGGAGGAAGGTCAGGGATGGGGTTTGGCTCCAGCGAGCTGAGCCGGGGTCGGGCGCTTTGTTAGCAAAATAAACCTCCTGCTTTGTTTGTGGCTAATAATAAAGTGGGCTGAGCCCTCCCGGTGCCTCCAGCCACTCTCGCTGCTCCCAGCTCACGGCCCCAGAAACCCCCACTCATCCAGGGTGGCCCCCAGCCCGGGCTCCAGGACACTCACCTGGTTTAGGTTCACAGAGGGGAAAGGTTTAAGGTTTTCCTTGCTTTCCCCATGCCAGCCCGTGTAAGGGAGGGATGCACCTTGCTCCTCACCCTGGCTCAGGCTGTCACTTTGCCTCACAGGATGCCCACCTCATGCCAGAGAGCACCATCAGAGCACCAAACCTCGAGCCACTCATCGTCTCCAgcgaggagcagctgctggcctgggctctggctgcctATGGGGGCATCACGTCCTACAGTGAGCTGCAGGACCCCCGCAGGCTCCAGCTGCACCTGGGGGAaggtgtgtggggctggggaatAGCACCGGGGGGCTGGATGGGCAGGAATGGTCTCCCTGTTCCACAGGGGTGAGAACCTCCTGGGGCACCTTCCCTGGGAGGTGCCACGGGGACTGAtggccctggccctgggcaTCTCCCCACACTGAGCCCGGTGTTGTTCCACACAGATGCCCACAGCCCCCCAGGGTGCGTTCCCCAGGAGAACTTCAACTCCATTCCACACCTTGAGGCTGAGGTCTTCTTCCACGGGGTGAAGAGCTGCTCACGCAGTGATGCCCAGagcaccagggctgcccacaTCATCCATCTGCAGTCAGAGCCCAGGTACCACAGtgccagcagtgggacaggcGGGGGGATTTGCCTGAAGATGCTTGGGAAGGCGCTGGGCTTCCCCAAGGCAGAGCCCCACATCCTGAGCTGGGTGTGGGATGGGTTGATATGGAATGCTGAGAACGGGGGTCTTGTGCTTTTGCAGCTCCTCCATCACAAGGGTGAACCTGTCTCTGAGCTGTTCTCCGAACTCTGCTGGCAACCAGATCCTCATCCTGCAGAGCAAGGCCAACTTCACCTGGTTCCTCTCCACAGAGTGCAACATCCAGTTGCTGGTAGGCTGAGAGGAGCTTGTGCTCCCCACCACCCCCACCGAGGGCTCTGCCAGGTGCCCAGGAGATGCTGGTGCCATGGAAAGGTGGCAGGAGGGCACCTGCAGACATTAGACATGGGCAAGGTGCAGCCCCCTTGCTGCAAGCCCTGATTATGGGATGGACCCTgccttgtgcacccccagctgtccctgtctccactcagcccctctgtgttcccccctttccccctcacTGCAGGTCTCTGGGAGTTACAAGATGCCCCTTTTCTCCGTGCTGATCCCTGGGAACCCCCTGcctgacacagagcagggcctCATTGCTGAGGCCTTTGGGAAGAACTACAGTGTCATTGCCTCCTactctgccatccctgccagcacccACATCAGCCTGCAGATTCACGAGCACGGTGAggccccagcagcccagggctgggtgggatgggggttccagcactcccactcagcccccctccatgtccctgtcctgcagggacGGTCGAGACGCCCGTGAGCACCACCCCCATGGTCATCACACAGCCCCCAGACCTGCCCCACCAGGTGCTGCGCACGCTCAAGCCCTGGAAGTGCACAGATGAAACCATGGAGATTGTCATCATCAGGTCCTACCTGGAGGTGAGGGGGTGGAGAGGGGTGCCAATGTCCTCCAAAATCACTCAGAAGTTTCATTTTGCTCTGGGTGCTTGgggtggctggcacagggctgtcccCTGTCAGTGCGTGACCACAGAGttcttccctcccagcccatcaaGGACGTGGTGAACATCACCCTGAGGGACATCCGCTGCCAGGCAGAGAAAAATGCCACCCACTTCATGCTGAAGAGCCCCCTCAGCCACTGTGGCACCTCGCTGGAGGGCAGGGGCTATGCCAACAATGAGGTGAGAGGGGGGCCAGCTGGGGGTGTTGCCTCCAGCCCCACTGATGGCCCATGAAGGGGCAGGGGCGTCTCCACCAGGACCTCCTTGCTTTGCATGGCTGGAAACATCATAGTGCAGCGGGGCTGAGATGGAGGGGGAGTGTGTGGGTGGGaccatcccattatcccatcccatgaTCCCATCCCTGGGTACCACCTGACTGACCCAGCCCTCTCCCTTCTCACAGCTCATCCTCAGCCTGGCCAAGGACGCCGTGCTCCGGAGCGTGCGGGTAAGGCCCAGCTTTCCCAGCATGTCCAGGGGTGGGAGAAGGTGCagatggcactgccagctgggtgCTTCTCGGGTTTTGTGTTGCTGGAATGGCTCCCGAGGTGTTAAAGTCTTTTTTACCAGCCCCGAGACCAAAGAAGTTGAGATTCCTCAGTTCTGGTTTTCAAGGttgattttctcttatctatcacattctttctctgacctgctgagatctgtccaggcacagtccctgcccttggggtggtgttaggGTTTTATACTAGAAACTACGtgtgctttatttacaataattttccaatacctatcacctatgttagacagtctgtctctactctaaaccaatccaaaagtgccaccatcacagcagaagatggaggccaacaagaagaagaagaaagacagCACAACACCCAGATTcttccatcttgcctcttgaatccccattctaaaacccccaaaattctactttttcaccctgtgacaagttaactatcattctactcaaactcttgtggcttgtaactcctcaaACAAAGTTGGTgattgtttccatgggttaaaacCGAAGGCACATGTGTCTTTGTGCCAaagtctctgagccccctgcaagGGTCTGGAGCCATccggggcagccagaggaacGTCCTGTGTTCTCACAGATGCTGGCTGCCCCCTGAGTGCCGCTCCCCTCTTGCAGGTGGGTTTCCAGTGCGAGATCCCACGGGAGCTCTTCCTGCGCCTTTTCCCCACCGCCGACTTCAAGGCGCCGCAGACGGAGCTGGAGATCAACAAGGAGGCCTTTGTGCAGGTACTGCCACCATCCAGAGCCCGGCTGGGGcactcagccctgcctggggcaccGACCCTGACAAGGTGCCCCGCTCCCACCCCTGCAGGCGTCCATGCGGTGGATGGATCACCCGGCCGACCTGCAGCTGAAGGAGTGCTGGCTGGTGGCCTCGGAGCGGGAGCcggtgctgctggtgcagggcGGGCAGGCGCGGGGAGcgggggtggctgtgctggacgGGCCCCCCAGCAGCCACGGCAGGAAGGTCTGGCGCTTCCGCTTCACCTACAGCGTTCCCGAGGGCGGCCACATCCCCTTCTCCGCGTCCCTGCGGTGCAAGGCCGGCCTGCAGGTCAGTGTGACCCCCTGGCCACCATGGGATGCCACCAGGCTGGTCCCCACTGCAGCCTGATGGGTTTGTCCCACGCTGTTCGGGTGATGGAGCACATGCATGATGGAGCAGCATTCCCTggcctgcagagcctgggggtgCACATCTCCCCCCTCTCACCCCAACCTGCACTCCACAGAATGACACCATCTTCGAGAAGGTGCTGGAGGTGAGAGTGAAGGATGCCTGGCGGCCGCTCAACTGTGAGttcagggcagggaggtggtCAGGATGGGAATGGAGGGGGAGAGGGACTCTGCCAGTGCTGACAGCCTCGTCCTCCCACAGACcgtgggctggggctgggcgcTGTCCTGGGCATCACCTTTGGCGCCTTCCTCATCGGGGCGCTcctcactgctgtgctctggtACATCTACTCGCACACCCGTGAGTATCCAGCACCCTGGGGACCCCCACGGTGGGATGGGGGGGCCCCTGCGTGTCCCTTGCTGGGTTgcccattttttcctcctggccAAAGTCCCCTAGCTGAGTCagagaccaggctgctccattGCCCTCGTGTGTACAGTGCTAGAGGGCAATAACCCTGCTCCGTGTGCCTACAGCTCCTCAGGGTCCCCTCTGCCAtctgccctccctcctgcctggtgTCTCATGCTCATCTCCATCCCAGGGGCTCAGGGCTCGGCTGGGGAGTGACCCACGAGGGCTGGAGGGTCCCTGGGGCTCAGCCAAGGCCACCGCTGTTGGCCCTGAGTGTGGTTTCCCCTTGGTGTTCCCGTGGCGGGCGGTGTGAGCCAGGTCCCATCTCCAAACTGCAGCCGGTTTCCAGCACGGCGCCAGCCtcggagagcagcagcaccaaccACAGCAttggcagcacccagagcacccCCTGCTCCACCAGCAGCATGGCCTGACGCCCCCGGGCCCCCCCGAGCCCGCACAGCCCCCGGCCAACGGACTTGGGGAGCCAGCCCGGTGCCATTAAGCTGATTTTTCGCCCCAAATCTCAGGCCGAGCCCAGAGGGGGCCTCCATTACTCATTCAGTGAATGCTTTGGCCCCCTGAGGGCAGCCCACACCCGGGGGGGGGCACCCTGCAACCCCCCTGGGCTCCCCCGCTGCAGTGGGGAGGCAGAAAGAGCAGCTATTGCCAAAAGCTCCCACGAGGCTCCCCATCAAATGGGGGGGGAAGGAGAAGTGGGTGCCCCCTGGACATGCCCCAGCACTTGGGGTGACCCCCGtgcccctcctgcctccccccaggaaggcagcaggcaCCAGTGGGAGCAGCAAGAGGTTTATTTGTGGAGGATGGTGCAAGGCCGCTGCCCTCCCACAGGACGATGGGCAGAACCCACCACTCCCCCCAGCTCCCCGTCCAAGTTACAAACTCTtatcaataataataaaaaccttCCCTATATTAAATTAATTGCGCCCTGACGCTGAGCCTTGCCACCTGAGCGTGAGGCTCCCACCTACCAGGCACTGGAGCTCATGACAGCCTGGGGCAGCCCCCCAAAGCCTGGGGGTCCCCCCAGCCAGTCTGACTGGGGCGGAGATGGAGACCAGGAGCATCCCCCCACGGACAGCGTCCCGGGAAGGGCACAGGCAGAAGGCACTGGGGTGAAAACAGCCAAGCCAGGATGGGGTGGGGGAGCCCCACATCCCCCTCCAGACGCCTCTGAGCATCACCGGGGGCTGCACTGGTGCTTCATGTAACCAGAGGCGCCCGTCACTGCGACAGGGCGGGCTCCAGCAGCCGCAGCGCTCCCCCCACCAGGTGCAGGCTGCCGGTGACCAGGACGCGCACGGCCGCCGCCTCCCGCAGCAGCACGGCCCCGCTGCTGGCCGCGGGGTGCGGGTGAGCCCCCGAGGCCGTGGGGGCGGCCAGCTGGGGGTCCCGGCCCTGCGCCACCCACCGCAGCGCCTGCGCCAGGCACGGGAACACCAGCGCCGGCGAGTTGAGGGGTCGTGGCGCCGggggcaccagcagcagggagccccGGGCGGGGgccggctgcagcagccccCCGACCCGCAGCggggagggcagccaggggtCCTGCCCCGCTTTCTCCTCCAGGAGCCTCGTCCACGTCCGCTGGTTCTCCAGGCAGCGCGTCAGCGCGTTCTCCAGCGTCACGTTGAAGTTCTGCTGGtctgggagggatggagagaacAGTCAGGGATTGCAGGGGGAGATGGGAGGGAGCAGAAGGGGAAGATGGGGGAGATCCTGTCTCCTCAGCACGCACCTGCGTTGTTGGCCACCGACACCTCTGTGAAGTTGGGGCAGAAGACAGCATAGTCAAAGTGACAGGGCTGCAGAGACAGCAGGGATCAGCACTGTGGGAGCCCTCAGGACCCACCCACGGGATTTCCAATGGGGCAGTCCCACACCAGTGGGGTTACAGGGGATGATCCAAGTCCCTCCCCACACCCAGCACTGTAAGACCCCTGCAGGTTGAGGTGGGATACACCTCGGGACAGCAGGATggctggacagacagacagacagggtgCCAGCTCCACCTC encodes:
- the ENG gene encoding endoglin, whose product is MGPRSVPLLPLLLALLGRPDPGRAEGCDLQPVTAEPPVTLSYATSTVPRGCVSNSSVGTDHEVHVLSVKWSKASPVPLTVTVTPGAGACSRPAVLILLCSRCPASITSPCSNLILRTDAHLMPESTIRAPNLEPLIVSSEEQLLAWALAAYGGITSYSELQDPRRLQLHLGEDAHSPPGCVPQENFNSIPHLEAEVFFHGVKSCSRSDAQSTRAAHIIHLQSEPSSSITRVNLSLSCSPNSAGNQILILQSKANFTWFLSTECNIQLLVSGSYKMPLFSVLIPGNPLPDTEQGLIAEAFGKNYSVIASYSAIPASTHISLQIHEHGTVETPVSTTPMVITQPPDLPHQVLRTLKPWKCTDETMEIVIIRSYLEPIKDVVNITLRDIRCQAEKNATHFMLKSPLSHCGTSLEGRGYANNELILSLAKDAVLRSVRVGFQCEIPRELFLRLFPTADFKAPQTELEINKEAFVQASMRWMDHPADLQLKECWLVASEREPVLLVQGGQARGAGVAVLDGPPSSHGRKVWRFRFTYSVPEGGHIPFSASLRCKAGLQNDTIFEKVLEVRVKDAWRPLNYRGLGLGAVLGITFGAFLIGALLTAVLWYIYSHTRPISKLQPVSSTAPASESSSTNHSIGSTQSTPCSTSSMA